In Nocardioides sp. JQ2195, a genomic segment contains:
- a CDS encoding PQQ-dependent sugar dehydrogenase, whose product MRLVASLLLVSVALTACTSEDASPPEPSAQTPVAPPSNEDNPTDPAITAKPSPPDPDPRVKVVRTLATGLQAPWGLDFLPDGSAVFTERDTKRVLVLEEGSEPRQIGTIDEADPRVESGLLGVAVSPDFATDSALYFYLTTTSDNRVVRATYDGRRLGPVEPILTGIPKGFTHDGGRLEFGPDGNLFVSTGETGDGQMAQDPDALGGKILHITTDGDPAPGNPDPDSPIWTSGHRNVQGLAFDSDEQLWASEFGSQTFDELNRIRKGANYGWPLFEGAGGAPDYADPQVVWRTENASPSGLAFAEGHLWMASLRGERLWRVSVKDGTASDPTDFFVGKYGRLRTVALAPDGKLWLTTSNRDGRGDPESEDDRILEITLH is encoded by the coding sequence ATGAGGCTCGTCGCGTCCCTCCTGTTGGTCTCGGTGGCGTTGACGGCCTGCACCAGCGAGGACGCCTCCCCGCCCGAGCCGTCCGCGCAGACTCCGGTGGCACCGCCCAGCAACGAGGACAACCCGACCGACCCCGCGATCACCGCGAAGCCCTCTCCTCCTGACCCGGATCCACGGGTCAAGGTCGTGCGCACCCTCGCGACCGGGCTCCAGGCACCGTGGGGGCTCGACTTCCTGCCCGACGGCAGCGCCGTGTTCACCGAGCGCGACACGAAGCGTGTGCTCGTCCTGGAGGAAGGCTCGGAACCCCGGCAGATCGGCACCATCGACGAGGCCGATCCGCGCGTGGAGTCCGGGCTGCTGGGCGTCGCGGTCTCCCCCGACTTCGCCACCGACTCAGCGCTCTACTTCTACCTCACCACGACCTCCGACAACCGCGTCGTCAGGGCGACGTACGACGGACGCAGGCTGGGTCCGGTCGAGCCCATCCTCACCGGCATCCCGAAGGGATTCACCCACGACGGCGGGCGGCTCGAGTTCGGTCCCGACGGCAACCTCTTCGTCTCCACCGGCGAGACCGGCGACGGGCAGATGGCCCAGGATCCCGACGCCCTCGGCGGGAAGATCCTGCACATCACGACCGATGGCGACCCGGCCCCGGGCAACCCCGACCCCGACTCACCGATCTGGACGAGCGGGCACCGCAACGTGCAGGGCCTGGCCTTCGACTCCGACGAACAGCTGTGGGCCAGCGAGTTCGGGTCGCAGACCTTCGACGAGCTGAACCGGATCCGGAAGGGCGCCAACTACGGCTGGCCGCTCTTCGAGGGTGCCGGCGGCGCCCCGGACTACGCGGACCCGCAGGTGGTCTGGCGCACCGAGAACGCATCCCCCTCCGGCCTCGCCTTCGCCGAAGGACACCTCTGGATGGCCTCGCTGCGTGGCGAGCGGCTCTGGCGGGTCTCGGTCAAGGACGGCACGGCCAGCGATCCCACCGACTTCTTTGTCGGGAAGTACGGCCGGCTGCGCACCGTCGCGCTGGCGCCCGACGGGAAGCTCTGGCTGACCACCTCGAACCGCGACGGCCGGGGCGATCCGGAGTCCGAGGACGACCGCATCCTCGAGATCACCCTCCACTGA
- a CDS encoding alpha/beta hydrolase, producing the protein MDALAPPESIVNDTDASVFFFDVESSDGTMLRAWTNDPDCLIDGPTVVLCNGLGTNPWTTPSLVRPGSGVRVVSWNHRGTGGSARPADRKHVRIEDFVEDALAVMDHVGLDKAVLLGWSMGVNTMFELAVRHPERVSGLFAYAGVPGETFSTMLAPFRLPKPVARALTVNLTRAVAMTGRAITPITSRLPIGPRAINLISHSGFMFPVADPDLAIRAIREYLTTPVDWYFHLALTTSAHGRVSLSRITVPTAFVGAKWDLLAGPKDMATAAERIEGATYVELDGSHFIAMEQPERFHELLLEFLAKVS; encoded by the coding sequence ATGGATGCCCTTGCCCCACCCGAAAGCATCGTCAACGACACCGACGCGTCGGTCTTCTTCTTCGACGTCGAGTCGTCCGACGGCACGATGCTCCGCGCCTGGACCAACGACCCGGACTGCCTGATCGACGGGCCGACCGTCGTGCTGTGCAACGGCCTGGGCACCAATCCGTGGACCACCCCCTCACTGGTGCGGCCGGGCTCCGGCGTACGCGTCGTGTCGTGGAACCACCGCGGGACCGGAGGTTCGGCTCGACCTGCCGACCGCAAGCACGTGCGCATCGAGGACTTCGTCGAGGATGCGCTGGCCGTGATGGACCACGTCGGCCTGGACAAGGCGGTGTTGCTGGGCTGGTCGATGGGCGTGAACACCATGTTCGAGCTCGCCGTTCGCCACCCCGAGCGGGTCTCCGGCCTCTTCGCCTACGCCGGGGTCCCCGGCGAGACCTTCTCCACGATGCTGGCGCCGTTCCGCCTGCCCAAGCCGGTGGCTCGCGCCCTGACCGTGAACCTGACCCGTGCCGTGGCGATGACCGGCAGGGCGATCACCCCCATCACCAGCCGGTTGCCGATCGGACCGCGCGCGATCAACCTGATCAGCCACAGCGGCTTCATGTTCCCCGTCGCCGACCCTGACCTGGCCATCCGGGCGATCCGTGAATACCTGACCACCCCCGTCGACTGGTACTTCCACCTCGCCCTGACCACGTCGGCCCACGGCCGCGTCTCCCTGAGCCGGATCACCGTGCCGACCGCGTTCGTCGGCGCGAAGTGGGACCTGCTCGCCGGGCCGAAGGACATGGCGACCGCTGCCGAGCGCATCGAGGGGGCGACGTACGTCGAGCTGGACGGCAGCCACTTCATCGCCATGGAGCAACCGGAGCGCTTCCACGAACTGCTGTTGGAGTTCCTCGCTAAGGTCTCCTGA
- a CDS encoding EamA family transporter yields the protein MSSVDDMLRAYDQFDDVGRVMRRAIWLVLGGILSVQFGAAVAKDLFDRIGPTEMVFLRLVTSTLVFLAIARPSLRGRSRDDWLVVVGFGLSLGVMNWSIYEAFSRIPLGLAVTIEFVGPLAIAVVGFRRARDLVWVGFAAAGVVLLGFQPAGVTVAGVLFALLAGAGWGSYILMSASTGARWPGIDGLAVASAVATFLLLPAVLAGQRDLLLDPEILAYGAAVGLLSSVIPYSLELMALRSLKPSVFGILMSLEPAAAALAAIIVLGEFLEPLQWLAMGLVIIASVGATRSGSTIHEPVPD from the coding sequence ATGAGCAGCGTTGATGACATGCTGCGAGCCTACGACCAGTTCGACGATGTGGGGAGGGTCATGCGACGGGCAATCTGGCTGGTCCTCGGCGGCATCCTCTCCGTCCAGTTCGGGGCCGCCGTCGCCAAGGACCTCTTCGACCGCATCGGCCCGACCGAGATGGTGTTCCTGCGCCTGGTCACCAGCACCTTGGTGTTCCTGGCCATCGCCCGCCCGTCGCTGCGGGGGCGCAGTCGTGACGACTGGTTGGTCGTGGTCGGCTTCGGACTGAGCCTGGGCGTGATGAACTGGTCGATCTACGAGGCCTTCTCCCGGATCCCCCTCGGTCTGGCCGTCACCATCGAGTTCGTCGGCCCGCTCGCCATCGCCGTCGTCGGGTTCCGCCGGGCGCGCGACCTGGTCTGGGTCGGCTTCGCCGCGGCGGGCGTCGTCCTGCTCGGCTTCCAACCTGCCGGTGTCACCGTCGCAGGTGTCCTCTTCGCCCTACTGGCCGGTGCCGGCTGGGGCTCCTACATCCTGATGAGCGCGAGCACCGGGGCCCGTTGGCCGGGCATCGACGGACTGGCCGTGGCCAGCGCCGTCGCCACGTTCCTGCTCCTGCCGGCCGTGCTCGCCGGCCAGCGCGACCTGTTGCTGGATCCCGAGATCCTGGCGTACGGCGCCGCCGTCGGCCTGCTCAGCTCGGTGATCCCCTACAGCCTGGAGCTCATGGCGCTACGGTCCCTGAAGCCCTCGGTCTTCGGGATCCTGATGAGCCTCGAGCCGGCCGCAGCCGCCCTGGCCGCCATCATCGTCCTCGGCGAGTTCCTCGAGCCGCTGCAGTGGTTGGCGATGGGACTGGTCATCATCGCCAGTGTCGGCGCCACGCGCAGTGGTTCGACCATCCACGAACCCGTCCCGGACTGA
- a CDS encoding exo-alpha-sialidase, translating to MSSTLLMAGTRKGLWLGRSDAARVDWAWSGPHFDMEEVYSCAVDTSGASPRILVGTSSPWTGAQVWRSDDLGDTWQETPGGAVRMPDDVDASVERVWQLVPGIEPGVVWAGTEPGAVFRSDDRGETFSLVRGLWDHPHREQWNAGFGGQAFHTILPHPTDPARLTVAISTGGVYETTDAGASWQPRNQGIRAEFMPEGQQFPEFGQCVHKVARHPDVPDRLFLQNHGGVYRSDDGGGQWDYIADGLPADFGFPIVVHPNEPDTVFVFPIQGGDGRFPVDGQAQVWRSTDAGAHWQRLSQGLPERFFVAVMRDAMCTDGADPAGLYLGGRNGTVFASSDEGQSWRQVIDNLPDVMVVRAAQL from the coding sequence ATGTCATCAACGCTGCTCATGGCTGGCACGAGGAAGGGCCTGTGGCTCGGCAGGTCCGACGCCGCACGCGTCGATTGGGCCTGGTCCGGGCCACACTTCGACATGGAGGAGGTCTACTCCTGCGCGGTCGACACGAGCGGGGCCAGCCCGCGCATCCTCGTGGGCACGTCGTCGCCGTGGACCGGTGCACAGGTCTGGCGCTCCGACGACCTCGGCGACACCTGGCAGGAGACCCCCGGTGGCGCCGTACGCATGCCCGACGACGTCGACGCGAGTGTCGAGCGGGTCTGGCAGCTGGTGCCGGGCATCGAGCCCGGCGTCGTCTGGGCGGGCACCGAGCCGGGAGCCGTGTTCCGTTCGGACGACCGGGGCGAGACCTTCAGCCTGGTGCGCGGGCTCTGGGACCATCCGCACCGGGAGCAGTGGAACGCCGGCTTCGGTGGGCAGGCCTTCCACACGATCCTGCCCCACCCCACCGACCCGGCTCGCCTGACCGTGGCGATCTCGACCGGTGGGGTCTACGAGACGACCGATGCCGGTGCCAGCTGGCAACCGCGCAACCAGGGCATCCGGGCTGAGTTCATGCCCGAGGGCCAGCAGTTCCCGGAGTTCGGCCAGTGCGTGCACAAGGTCGCCAGGCATCCCGACGTGCCCGATCGGCTGTTCCTGCAGAACCACGGCGGCGTCTACCGATCCGACGACGGTGGTGGGCAGTGGGACTACATCGCCGACGGGTTGCCGGCCGACTTCGGGTTCCCGATCGTGGTGCACCCCAACGAGCCCGACACCGTCTTCGTCTTCCCGATCCAGGGCGGAGACGGACGGTTCCCGGTCGACGGCCAGGCGCAGGTGTGGCGTTCCACCGACGCCGGCGCGCACTGGCAGCGACTCAGCCAAGGTCTGCCCGAGAGGTTCTTCGTGGCGGTGATGCGTGACGCCATGTGCACCGACGGCGCGGATCCGGCCGGCCTCTATCTGGGCGGCCGCAACGGGACCGTCTTCGCGTCGTCGGACGAGGGGCAGTCGTGGCGTCAGGTGATCGACAACCTGCCCGATGTGATGGTGGTCCGCGCCGCCCAGCTGTGA
- a CDS encoding SRPBCC family protein: MSEFEAVRSIVVVADPHQVHDLVNDFREWQKWSPWEGLDPRLDRTFSGPDAGVGSHYRWSGNKKAGTGDMEITRSTPDEIGVRVNFHKPWKASNAVTFTFVPVTEGTEVTWRMTGQQKGLMGLVGRLIPMDKLIGKDFEKGLAQLKESVERPA, encoded by the coding sequence ATGTCGGAGTTCGAGGCTGTTCGCTCGATTGTCGTGGTGGCTGACCCACACCAGGTGCACGACCTGGTCAACGACTTCAGGGAGTGGCAGAAGTGGTCCCCCTGGGAGGGGCTCGACCCCCGCCTCGACCGCACCTTTTCCGGACCGGATGCCGGAGTCGGCTCCCACTACCGCTGGTCGGGCAACAAGAAGGCCGGCACCGGCGACATGGAGATCACCCGTTCGACGCCCGACGAGATCGGGGTGCGGGTCAACTTCCACAAGCCCTGGAAGGCGAGCAACGCGGTCACCTTCACCTTCGTCCCGGTCACCGAGGGCACGGAGGTGACCTGGCGGATGACCGGCCAGCAGAAGGGACTGATGGGGCTGGTCGGCCGGCTGATCCCCATGGACAAGCTGATCGGCAAGGACTTCGAGAAGGGCCTGGCCCAGCTCAAGGAGTCTGTCGAGCGCCCGGCCTGA
- the ilvD gene encoding dihydroxy-acid dehydratase, whose product MTDAPDLKPRSRDVTDGLEKAAARGMLRAVGMGDDDWVKPQIGVASSWNEITPCNLSLDRLAKAAKEGVHNAGGFPLEFGTISVSDGISMGHEGMHFSLVSREVIADSVETVMMAERLDGSVLLAGCDKSLPGMLMAAARLDLASVFLYAGSTLPGQLDGEDVTIIDAFEAVGACLAGKISREEVTRVEKAICPGEGACGGMYTANTMASVGEALGMSLPGSAAPPAPDRRRDSFAIKSGEAVVEMLRKGLTARQIMTMEAFENAIAVVMALGGSTNAVLHLLAIAREAEVPLTIDDFNRIGDKVPHLADLKPFGKYVMTDVDRVGGIPMVMKALLEAGLMHGDVMTVTGRTMAENLAEIAPPELDGDVIHTMDDAIHKSGGLTILKGSLAPEGAVVKSAGFDNDVFSGTARVFDGERAALDALAAGQIVANDVVVIRYEGPKGGPGMREMLAITGAIKGAGLGKDVLLITDGRFSGGTTGLCVGHIAPEAVDAGPIAFVRDGDPITLDVANRLLELGVAEEELEARKEGWAPHPPKYTRGVLGKYAKTVQSAAHGAVTS is encoded by the coding sequence ATGACCGACGCACCTGACCTGAAGCCCCGAAGCCGCGATGTCACCGACGGACTGGAGAAGGCCGCTGCGCGCGGCATGCTCCGTGCCGTCGGCATGGGTGACGATGACTGGGTCAAGCCGCAGATCGGCGTCGCGAGCTCGTGGAACGAGATCACGCCCTGCAACCTCTCCCTCGACCGGCTTGCCAAGGCCGCCAAGGAGGGCGTGCACAACGCCGGTGGCTTCCCTCTCGAGTTCGGCACCATCTCCGTCTCCGACGGCATCTCGATGGGGCACGAGGGCATGCACTTCTCCCTGGTCTCCCGTGAGGTGATCGCCGACTCGGTCGAGACCGTGATGATGGCCGAGCGACTCGACGGGTCCGTGCTGCTCGCGGGTTGCGACAAGTCGCTGCCCGGCATGCTGATGGCCGCGGCGCGCCTCGACCTGGCCTCCGTCTTCCTCTACGCCGGATCCACTCTGCCCGGCCAGCTCGACGGCGAGGACGTCACGATCATCGACGCCTTCGAAGCCGTCGGTGCCTGCCTGGCCGGCAAGATCTCCCGCGAAGAGGTGACCCGCGTCGAGAAGGCGATCTGCCCCGGTGAAGGTGCCTGCGGCGGCATGTACACCGCCAACACGATGGCCTCCGTCGGGGAGGCGTTGGGCATGTCGCTGCCGGGCTCGGCTGCGCCGCCGGCCCCCGACCGTCGCCGTGACAGCTTCGCGATCAAGTCGGGGGAGGCCGTCGTCGAGATGCTGCGCAAGGGCCTGACCGCTCGTCAGATCATGACCATGGAGGCGTTCGAGAACGCGATCGCCGTGGTGATGGCACTCGGCGGCTCCACCAACGCCGTGCTGCACCTGCTGGCCATTGCCCGAGAGGCCGAGGTGCCCCTGACCATCGATGACTTCAACCGCATCGGCGACAAGGTCCCGCACCTGGCCGACCTGAAGCCCTTCGGCAAGTACGTGATGACCGACGTCGACCGTGTCGGCGGCATCCCGATGGTGATGAAGGCGCTGCTCGAGGCCGGTCTGATGCACGGTGACGTGATGACCGTGACCGGGCGGACGATGGCCGAGAACCTGGCCGAGATCGCGCCCCCGGAGCTCGACGGCGACGTGATCCACACGATGGACGACGCGATCCACAAGTCGGGCGGACTCACCATCCTCAAGGGCTCGCTGGCCCCTGAGGGTGCGGTGGTCAAGAGCGCCGGCTTCGACAACGACGTGTTCTCCGGAACCGCGCGGGTCTTCGACGGCGAGCGGGCTGCGCTGGACGCACTGGCCGCCGGGCAGATCGTCGCCAACGACGTCGTGGTGATCCGCTACGAGGGTCCCAAGGGCGGTCCGGGCATGCGTGAGATGCTCGCCATCACCGGCGCCATCAAGGGCGCCGGCCTCGGCAAGGACGTCCTGCTCATCACTGACGGACGCTTCTCCGGCGGCACCACCGGCCTGTGTGTCGGCCACATCGCCCCCGAGGCGGTCGACGCCGGACCGATCGCCTTCGTGCGTGACGGCGACCCGATCACGCTCGACGTGGCCAACCGCCTGCTCGAGCTCGGGGTCGCCGAGGAGGAGCTCGAGGCCCGCAAGGAGGGCTGGGCGCCGCACCCGCCGAAGTACACGCGCGGTGTCCTGGGCAAGTACGCCAAGACCGTCCAGTCGGCAGCCCACGGAGCCGTCACCTCCTGA